The proteins below are encoded in one region of Bacteroidota bacterium:
- a CDS encoding OmpA family protein, whose amino-acid sequence MSFSSFAQEKPSKLKKKALLYERYGDVYAAIENYEKYIQQSPNRPYTSFHLAQLYERIRDYEKAKEYYKIAYDLKPKKYAKSLFHYGVMLKMNGEYELAKETLTKARKKLKGKGENALYRKLARKEIDGCDLALEQLEKPLNVHINKLNETVNFDHIDYSPFPLNDSLMIFASVRVNEVIRYLDDQTKEKEISSSFYHAKKINDIWQGGFEISDSFNIPGADVGNGVLCPHGNRFYFTVCNQNSDSKNSCAIYYSEKKKGKWQSPKMIEKPINLRYYTSTQPAVAIESKRGYEVLYFASDRPGGKGGMDLWYSVFSTKTNAFSAPKNMGGKINSPGDETTPFYDLENHRLYYSSNGKTNIGGLDVFKSTGELKRWEEPVNLGYPINSCADDIYYVLNPDNKSEGFLVSNRTGSNILQKISCCDDIYSFNYPDFINIILKGNVVAIEDTAKVQYIENLISESPDADIMTGVPAFQAVVSLYLISPDEENVEFLIKSDTTDFEGAYSFKLENGNKYKIRVSKDDYFSRQRQVETYEITQTDTLIRDLYIIKIPEKPLVIRNIYYPFDKSYLTDSAKSIIDSTILILMQDNPKIIAEISSHTDSKGALSYNERLSQRRAQSVVDYLIKNGIAKERLQAKGYGETQSIAPNENPDGSDNPKGRQKNRRTEFRVIGLLPEYSEIIYEE is encoded by the coding sequence ATGTCTTTTTCTTCATTTGCACAGGAAAAACCGTCTAAGCTGAAGAAGAAAGCCTTGCTCTATGAAAGGTATGGAGATGTGTATGCCGCCATTGAAAATTATGAAAAATATATTCAACAATCTCCTAACAGGCCCTATACTAGTTTTCATTTAGCCCAACTATACGAAAGAATTCGAGATTATGAGAAAGCCAAAGAATATTATAAGATTGCTTATGATTTAAAGCCAAAGAAATATGCTAAATCATTGTTTCATTATGGTGTTATGTTAAAAATGAATGGTGAGTATGAACTTGCAAAAGAAACCTTGACAAAAGCACGGAAAAAACTAAAAGGAAAAGGCGAAAATGCTCTTTACCGTAAACTTGCACGTAAAGAAATTGATGGCTGTGATTTAGCTCTTGAACAGCTCGAAAAGCCATTAAATGTCCATATCAACAAATTAAATGAAACTGTAAATTTTGATCATATAGACTATTCCCCATTTCCCTTGAATGATTCGCTAATGATTTTTGCATCAGTTCGGGTAAATGAAGTAATTAGGTATTTAGATGATCAAACGAAGGAAAAAGAAATAAGCAGTTCGTTTTATCATGCCAAAAAGATCAATGATATCTGGCAAGGAGGATTTGAAATTAGCGACTCATTCAATATTCCTGGAGCTGATGTTGGCAATGGCGTGCTTTGCCCGCATGGGAATCGATTTTACTTTACAGTATGTAACCAAAATAGTGACAGCAAAAATAGCTGTGCAATTTATTATTCTGAAAAGAAAAAAGGGAAATGGCAATCTCCTAAAATGATCGAAAAACCGATCAATCTGAGGTATTACACATCCACACAACCTGCCGTTGCAATAGAGTCAAAAAGAGGTTATGAAGTGCTCTATTTTGCTTCCGATCGACCGGGAGGTAAAGGGGGCATGGATTTATGGTATAGCGTATTTAGCACCAAAACAAATGCTTTTTCAGCACCAAAAAATATGGGTGGTAAAATCAATAGCCCAGGTGATGAAACAACACCATTTTACGATCTGGAAAATCATCGATTATATTATAGTTCGAATGGTAAAACAAATATTGGTGGACTAGATGTTTTTAAATCAACCGGAGAGCTGAAACGCTGGGAAGAACCGGTTAATTTGGGTTATCCAATTAATTCCTGTGCCGATGATATTTATTATGTGCTGAATCCAGATAATAAATCGGAAGGCTTTTTGGTGTCCAATCGTACAGGAAGCAATATACTACAGAAAATAAGCTGTTGTGATGATATCTACTCATTCAATTATCCTGATTTTATCAATATTATTTTAAAAGGAAATGTAGTTGCAATTGAAGATACCGCAAAGGTTCAATACATAGAAAATCTGATTTCTGAAAGCCCTGATGCCGATATAATGACTGGAGTTCCTGCATTTCAAGCAGTGGTTAGCTTGTATCTAATAAGTCCCGATGAAGAAAATGTTGAGTTTTTAATTAAAAGTGATACCACTGATTTTGAAGGAGCCTACAGTTTTAAATTAGAAAATGGGAATAAGTATAAGATCAGGGTTTCAAAAGATGACTATTTCAGTCGCCAAAGGCAAGTTGAAACATATGAAATTACGCAGACTGACACATTAATTCGAGACTTGTATATTATTAAAATACCCGAGAAGCCATTGGTTATCAGAAATATTTACTATCCTTTCGACAAAAGCTACTTAACGGATAGTGCCAAATCTATTATTGATTCAACCATTCTTATTTTAATGCAGGATAATCCCAAAATTATTGCAGAAATAAGTTCGCATACCGATAGCAAAGGTGCACTTTCATATAATGAAAGATTAAGCCAACGAAGAGCCCAAAGTGTAGTTGACTATCTCATTAAAAATGGAATTGCCAAGGAAAGATTGCAAGCTAAGGGATATGGCGAAACTCAGTCCATCGCGCCAAATGAAAATCCCGATGGCAGCGATAATCCTAAAGGAAGGCAGAAAAACAGGCGCACAGAATTTCGCGTGATTGGTCTACTGCCCGAGTATTCTGAAATAATTTATGAGGAATAG
- a CDS encoding PorP/SprF family type IX secretion system membrane protein — protein sequence MRYRIHIISISLLALLAFSVRSQDVHFSQFYASPLVVNPANSGHYQGELRLADIYRTQWFTMPIPYSTNAISLDKAIYLRKEKFGIGLLLVNDKSGDAELAVNKLFLNLAYHKLVQRQEFHIGIQAGMVNKNISANALTFPDQYNKLTGFYDPTFPSSDTGSPTTIYYPDINAGILWTGSFGDFKPEVGVSLYHLNTPGESFFGTGNQLKVRKSYYTIARFDLKGRLDIAPTILFTEHALASELIIGMGLTYEIGKTMGGFQHVYGGLYSRNGIKRNFDAAIIQTGISLRHFDIGLSYDLNVSELSTSTHNQGAIEFSLVYKKISSLAFQKSIPCERF from the coding sequence TTGAGATACCGAATTCATATCATATCTATCAGTTTGTTGGCATTATTGGCATTTAGTGTTCGATCTCAGGATGTTCATTTTTCTCAATTCTATGCTTCTCCATTGGTTGTTAATCCAGCAAATTCTGGTCATTATCAGGGTGAACTTCGATTAGCCGATATATATCGTACTCAATGGTTTACTATGCCTATTCCCTATAGCACAAATGCGATCTCCCTCGATAAAGCAATTTACCTTCGAAAAGAGAAATTTGGAATTGGTTTATTACTCGTAAACGATAAGTCAGGTGATGCTGAATTGGCTGTTAATAAATTGTTTTTAAACTTGGCCTATCATAAATTAGTTCAAAGACAAGAATTTCATATTGGCATTCAAGCCGGAATGGTGAATAAAAATATTTCAGCAAATGCTTTAACTTTTCCTGATCAATATAATAAACTCACCGGTTTTTATGACCCTACTTTTCCCTCTTCCGATACAGGTTCTCCAACAACAATCTATTATCCAGATATTAATGCAGGTATTCTTTGGACTGGTAGCTTTGGGGATTTTAAGCCTGAAGTTGGTGTTAGTTTGTATCACTTAAACACACCGGGAGAAAGTTTTTTTGGAACAGGAAATCAATTGAAGGTTAGGAAATCCTATTACACAATTGCTCGTTTTGATTTGAAAGGCAGACTGGATATTGCACCAACCATACTATTTACTGAACATGCACTGGCATCAGAACTTATTATAGGTATGGGCTTAACCTATGAAATTGGTAAAACAATGGGTGGTTTTCAGCATGTATATGGAGGATTATATTCTAGAAATGGAATTAAAAGAAATTTCGATGCTGCAATTATTCAGACCGGCATCTCATTAAGACATTTTGATATTGGTTTAAGCTATGATTTGAATGTATCAGAATTGAGTACAAGCACACATAATCAGGGGGCAATTGAATTTTCACTGGTTTATAAGAAAATAAGTTCGTTGGCATTTCAGAAATCTATTCCATGCGAACGCTTTTAA
- a CDS encoding PKD domain-containing protein, which produces MQNKKSIFYTRIVISCIVILQVSIVQAQPIAKFTSDIVSGCNPIVVSFTDQSTGGPTTWFWDFGNGNTSTLQNPQVSYTVSGSYTVSLKATNSSGSNTISKTAYITVFKNPTANLTATSATNGCVPFTIGFSDQSIEGDGVVSKWTWDFGDGGISAAKNPTYTYSTSGVYNVSLHVVDINGCSDTRVYTSYITVNSKPKPQFSVNTSTYCSIPAAVTFTNSSTGNGTLTYRWDFGDGNTANSKDTTYTYLTSGTYNVKLVVTDQNGCSDSIIENSFVKINSIKASFKPDNDSICPGVLVAMNDASNGANSYFWSFGDGNTTTVPNPKYIYFNPGTYVVKLKVENTGNCKDSISKTILVDDIEAGYSAFPLQTCHIPFEVDFTDLSKNAVSWVYYFGNGDTSHSQNPTYSYQTVGSHQTSLVVKSAAGCTDSFAFKKQVNIEPPVAEFIGDTMRGCAPLTVNFTDKSFSNETIISWKWYFSDGDSSHLQNPTHTFYDDTTYQATLFIENDSGCVSFTYKIIEVGLKPIIDFIVMPDSNCAHDSVLFADMSTNPNGKPNDEWLWTFGDMMTGSGANVYHMHVDTGYMKTMLIVGQNGCYDTLIVDSSNYVLAPVSIVLPFFACDSPFNYTFIQIPKGVDHWEIDFGDGLKLDHLTNDTLTHTYGAYGNYKVKTKAYNDSTGCTWPNEIDVNIGHLDADFMFSDSTPCVGDSILFVLKTGSNFNTYWKFGNGNTSSDYLPLYAYNKPGTYRVDLLAIDFSGCRDSVSKFITVSSITADYQADSFICVPDQVVFTDLSSSDTTIVSWNWHFGNGQYSTNQNPTHNYVQSGTFSPRLIVVNAAGCADTIMKTASIFASKPTAGFYTLDNSLCLHDSAVFVNTSSGILSDYDWTFGDGSSSKDIVPGHIYSKAGQYSIRLIVTDTAGCKDTATVNNYIQVEDSVIANFFADTIFSNCYPLLVKFSDQSIASNIIYWEWDFGDNTALSFIQNPAHNYQLPGTYDVQLNIITSFACVDTISKTKYITVKGPLADFEVDPDTICTYEFVKFTLIQKENVKLFEWDFGDGYVETGQIDSILHTYSRGGVFFPKLIYEDSTGTCRKSADDLVFVSQVIADFQPSDTNGTVPLLIDFTNFSSTNAISWIWNFGEGADTMSEDAAHYYKMAGDYLVSLIVQNDFGCLDSITKLIVIDPLEALVDFPSAFTPNGDGKNDQVKVEGYGVRFKELLGFQIFNRFGEVVFETSDPEIGWDGYYKGKLQNMETYIYLVTVKTFEDQVISEKGYISLLY; this is translated from the coding sequence ATGCAAAATAAAAAAAGTATTTTTTACACAAGAATAGTTATTTCTTGTATTGTTATTTTGCAAGTTAGTATTGTCCAAGCTCAGCCCATTGCTAAATTTACTTCAGATATCGTTTCCGGATGTAATCCTATTGTTGTTTCATTTACAGATCAATCAACTGGTGGGCCAACTACTTGGTTTTGGGATTTTGGCAATGGAAACACCTCCACCCTTCAAAATCCACAAGTATCTTATACCGTGAGTGGAAGCTATACAGTCTCTTTAAAAGCAACAAATTCCAGTGGATCAAATACAATATCAAAAACTGCATATATAACTGTTTTCAAAAACCCTACAGCCAATCTAACCGCAACTTCTGCTACAAATGGTTGTGTTCCTTTTACCATTGGTTTTTCTGATCAAAGCATTGAAGGAGATGGTGTAGTATCGAAATGGACATGGGATTTTGGCGATGGCGGAATTTCAGCTGCTAAAAACCCGACCTATACCTATAGTACATCGGGTGTATATAATGTTTCTTTGCATGTTGTGGATATTAATGGCTGTTCAGACACACGGGTTTATACAAGCTATATTACTGTTAATTCAAAGCCAAAACCCCAGTTTAGTGTCAACACAAGCACATATTGCAGTATTCCTGCTGCCGTTACTTTTACAAATTCTTCCACAGGCAATGGAACATTAACATATCGATGGGACTTTGGTGATGGAAACACCGCTAATAGCAAAGACACAACCTATACCTATTTAACTTCAGGAACTTATAACGTTAAACTGGTCGTAACTGATCAGAATGGATGTTCAGACTCAATTATTGAAAATAGTTTTGTAAAAATAAATAGTATCAAAGCTAGTTTTAAACCCGATAACGACTCGATTTGCCCAGGCGTATTGGTTGCTATGAATGATGCATCAAATGGTGCAAATAGTTATTTTTGGAGTTTTGGTGATGGAAATACAACCACTGTTCCAAACCCAAAGTATATCTATTTTAATCCCGGAACCTATGTTGTTAAGTTAAAGGTTGAAAATACCGGCAATTGCAAGGATAGCATTAGCAAAACCATATTAGTGGATGATATTGAGGCTGGTTACAGTGCGTTTCCTTTGCAAACATGTCATATTCCATTTGAAGTTGATTTTACAGATCTTTCAAAAAACGCAGTCAGTTGGGTATATTATTTTGGCAATGGAGATACTTCTCATAGCCAGAATCCAACCTATAGTTATCAGACAGTAGGGTCACACCAAACAAGCCTGGTTGTAAAATCAGCAGCCGGATGTACAGATTCTTTTGCATTTAAAAAACAGGTAAACATCGAACCACCTGTGGCAGAATTCATAGGCGATACGATGCGTGGTTGTGCCCCATTAACGGTTAATTTTACTGACAAAAGTTTTTCAAACGAGACTATAATCAGTTGGAAATGGTATTTCAGTGATGGCGATTCTTCACATCTGCAAAATCCAACACACACATTTTATGATGATACTACATATCAGGCAACATTATTTATTGAAAACGACTCTGGTTGCGTCAGCTTTACGTATAAAATAATTGAAGTAGGATTAAAACCTATTATTGATTTTATTGTAATGCCTGATTCAAATTGTGCTCACGACTCAGTTCTATTTGCCGATATGTCAACAAATCCAAATGGAAAGCCAAATGATGAATGGCTTTGGACTTTCGGAGATATGATGACAGGATCAGGGGCAAACGTGTACCACATGCATGTAGATACAGGCTATATGAAAACCATGCTTATAGTTGGCCAAAACGGATGTTATGATACCTTGATTGTTGATAGTTCCAACTATGTATTGGCTCCGGTTTCCATTGTATTACCATTCTTTGCTTGTGATTCTCCATTTAATTATACTTTTATTCAAATACCAAAAGGTGTTGATCATTGGGAAATTGACTTTGGCGATGGATTAAAGCTCGATCATTTAACCAATGACACCTTAACTCACACATATGGAGCATATGGCAATTACAAGGTTAAAACTAAAGCTTACAATGACAGCACAGGATGTACCTGGCCCAATGAAATTGATGTCAATATAGGTCATCTGGATGCTGATTTTATGTTCTCAGATTCAACTCCTTGTGTAGGAGATAGTATATTATTTGTTTTAAAAACAGGTAGTAACTTCAACACATACTGGAAATTTGGAAATGGAAATACCTCATCCGATTACTTGCCCTTATATGCCTATAATAAACCCGGCACCTATCGTGTTGATCTGTTAGCTATTGATTTTAGCGGTTGCCGAGATAGTGTATCCAAATTTATAACAGTTTCCAGCATCACAGCCGATTATCAGGCTGATAGTTTTATTTGTGTTCCAGATCAAGTTGTATTTACGGATTTAAGCAGTTCCGATACGACTATTGTTAGTTGGAATTGGCATTTTGGAAATGGGCAATATTCCACCAATCAAAACCCAACACATAACTATGTACAGAGTGGAACTTTTAGCCCACGTTTAATTGTTGTTAATGCTGCTGGTTGTGCTGACACCATCATGAAAACTGCCAGTATTTTTGCAAGCAAACCAACAGCAGGTTTTTATACACTTGATAACTCACTATGTTTACACGATTCTGCCGTATTTGTGAATACCTCAAGTGGAATACTATCAGATTATGATTGGACATTTGGAGATGGAAGCAGTTCAAAAGATATTGTTCCTGGGCATATCTATTCAAAAGCAGGGCAATATAGCATTCGCTTAATAGTTACAGATACTGCAGGGTGTAAGGATACAGCAACTGTTAATAATTATATTCAAGTTGAAGATTCTGTAATTGCGAATTTCTTTGCTGATACTATATTTTCTAACTGTTACCCCTTGTTGGTAAAATTTTCTGATCAGTCAATAGCCTCAAATATTATCTATTGGGAATGGGATTTTGGAGATAATACAGCCCTTTCTTTTATTCAAAACCCAGCACATAATTATCAGTTGCCGGGCACATATGATGTGCAGTTGAATATTATAACATCTTTTGCCTGTGTGGATACCATTTCTAAAACAAAATATATTACGGTAAAAGGCCCACTAGCCGATTTTGAGGTCGATCCAGATACAATTTGCACCTATGAATTTGTTAAATTCACACTTATACAAAAAGAAAATGTGAAGTTGTTTGAATGGGATTTTGGCGATGGCTATGTTGAAACCGGTCAGATCGATTCTATCCTTCATACATATTCAAGAGGTGGTGTGTTTTTTCCTAAGCTTATCTATGAAGATTCAACTGGCACATGTCGTAAATCAGCGGATGATCTTGTTTTTGTTTCACAAGTAATAGCTGATTTTCAACCAAGTGATACCAACGGAACTGTTCCTCTGCTTATCGATTTCACAAATTTTTCATCAACAAATGCTATTTCATGGATTTGGAATTTTGGAGAAGGAGCAGATACCATGAGCGAAGATGCTGCTCATTATTATAAAATGGCAGGAGATTATCTGGTTTCCTTAATCGTTCAAAACGACTTTGGCTGTTTGGATAGTATTACCAAATTAATAGTTATTGATCCTCTTGAAGCCTTGGTTGATTTTCCAAGCGCATTTACACCCAATGGGGATGGAAAAAACGATCAGGTTAAAGTTGAAGGCTATGGCGTTCGATTTAAAGAGTTACTTGGATTTCAGATATTCAACCGTTTTGGGGAGGTTGTTTTTGAAACAAGCGATCCTGAAATTGGATGGGATGGTTATTACAAAGGAAAATTACAAAATATGGAAACCTATATTTATCTGGTTACTGTAAAAACATTTGAAGATCAGGTTATTTCAGAAAAAGGATATATTAGTTTGCTTTATTAA